The nucleotide sequence TCCTCACCTGCATGCAGTGGATCGCCAGCCCCGGGCCTGTGTACAGCTTCTTATGACAGATGTGACACTTGAAGTGTTTGGCCTTCTGATGCTGAATGAGAATCTTCTCATCGTCAAAGTCTCGGTTGCAGTACCTGACGTTAGTTTAGGAAGAACAAGCAAACATGGTGTCGTGTCACAGCAACACATCACCGGATGTCACGCACCGacgttgtgttgttttctgttataACAACGTAATTTGACGGAGTAACGCAAAGTTTCTATTCACAGCCGGTTCTGCTCAAGCACACCAGTAAGTTCCACCTGTCATGGTGGCTGcggtgaagctgctgcaggctCAGGTTAGCTTGACGCTAACAACTCCTTCGGAGCAGCGGCAGTGACCGCAGCGAGTGACAGAAGGATACCAGCACCAAGGCTTcatctgctttttcttcttcctccccatGGCTCCTGGACTTTCTGCTCAGCGCCCGCTCGCCCCGAAAAACAGCCGCTGACAGCAGCGACATCCACACAGAGCAGACCGTGAGGAGACACTGACGGAGCAAGATGGCGCCGCTCCATCCTCCCACCGAGGCCGCCAGAGCGCCCCCTACTGGTTACAGActgcaaatacatttaaaacaactataaatacattttaaacaactataaatacattttaaacaactataaatacattttaaacaactaTAAAGAGACTATAAATaaccacaaatacattttaaacaactataaatacattttaaacaactataaatacattataaagAACTATAAAGAGATTATAAATaaccacaaatacattttaaacaactataaagacattttaaataactATAAAGAGACTATAAACTACCACAAATACATtgtaaataactataaatacattataaataaCCACAAATACATTATAAATAACAACAAAGTGACTAAAACtaccacaaatacattttaaacaactaTAAAGAGACTATAAATAACCACAAAGAGCACTTtgacaatataataaataatataataaataaatatatataaaaagtaataaatataaagttttattgAATTTATGGATAATAACATTTTGTCTGATCACACGCTGAGAATAAACACTTTTTGACGACAGCGGAACCAACGTCAGAAACCCATGTCGCAGTCGGACCTATTTTGGAACGTACACAGTTGACAGGCGCAGTAGAAACATCAACGAGAAGCTGTTATTCTAACCGGAGCTCGTGTTGGTGCGCGTTCACTCGTTTTATATGAACCATTATGTTAACATGTGTCCAAACACAGCTTGATAAACACCTCCCTGTTTTCTGCCTCTTTAGCTGCTAGCTTCCTCCGCGCAGCAGCGGGACCATGTTCACCTCCCAGACCTCGTCCTTCCAGGAGTCCATCGacgtggaggagagagacgaCTTCGACAGCGAGGACATCTCCGGGTACAGCCAGAAAACTCAGCTCAACTGCTACTACACCATCTACCTCTACCAGGGCAcgaggtgaggggggggggggggggggggggggctgttgcCACAAGGTAACAGCTGTTGCTACAGGCGAGTGTTACACATGTTGTATGAACCGTTACTGTCACGATGTTGTTggattatttaatgtttttcacaAGATAAgatcaaactttattgatcccacgcCGGGGACATCCCTTGTTACAGCAACAGACAAGTCAGAATGGGACAAGAGAATAAAGTCAACAGAATTAGAGTcataatataattattgttcttttttttactacAACCAGGAGAATATCTCAGGTGTGCAAAATCTCAGGTGTGCAATGtgattattttctgaatctTACCTTTGAGCTCTCTTAAAGTGACCCTTTTTCCGGACCTGCAGATAGTGACGCTCACACAGGTGAATCCAGATTTGTCCGTTAAACCAAGCAGCAGGTTGATGAGTAAACTGTCGATTGTCTTAGATCTGAGGCTTCTGCGGAAAATGTGGCATGGAACCAGAGACGAGCAGACTCCACAACCAGTCAGGAAGACTTTAGGTAACACAGGAGCCATCCGTCAtacttctccttcctctcagtgGTCGTTTCTCTTTGGCtttcactgtgttgtgcattGGTGCTTCCACGGGCTGCTACTGGAAATCTGTTCAACATGGAACCAATTCTGTTTTCATTCGTGATTTCATTCTGATTGGTCATCGCTGTGCTGCTGAGTGACATTGCCTTTAGGTGTCTTCCTAATCTCAATCAGACTAGGttgataaaatgtgattgaaaaACCTGTGAATGTGTTGTAGAAAACATTCTGCACAGTGACAGCCATGTGACtcagttgtgtgttgtgttggatGTGGCTTATGATCATCCgctttcttcatctcttctccatcGACTTGACTGGCCTCCAGATTTCTCATGGCCTTCACTGGCTGCTTGTGTCCACACTGACTCTCTGCCCTGCCCACAGCCTGACGCTGATCGACAGCAGCCTGCCATCAGAGGCGGAGCCTGAGCTGCGGACCTACATCTCAAGGAGGCTGAGTAAAGGAGCCCTGCTCGGTGGCATGGGAAACATCGCTACTGTGGAACTCAGGCAATCATTTGACATATTCCATTAAAAACCTTTGCATCAGTAgcaaaaactacattttctgTCCAATAAGTAACAAATGTGTTGATTATTTACTTTTTCCAGTCTCCCAGAAGAGGCGGTTGGCTGCTACTGCTGCCTCCTGGAGCAGGAAAGGTCTCCTGAGCAGCCCGATGCTGATGGTAATGGATATGTAATCTGTTTCATGGGTGGCTCTGAAAAAGGACTGAACCTATATCCTTTGCATTGAAACGTCAACCCAAGTTAAAAGCATCATCCAAGTTCTTCAAGCATCAATTATATACATGATCCTTGCTCTTACAAAAAGTTCTTCCCTGATTGTTACAGTTCGTACACATAATTTTATCTTTTCAGATAGATGCAAGTACTCGTTTCACTTCCTTGACCAAACATACATTTAGATTAGAGCTTGATAAATATGTCCAAGGCCTGCATAGCAGCCTGCAAACACCAGAGGTATGAGAATAAAATAACACTGTGATAAGTTGTATATTTGTCATTACTTCTATGATGCAAGATTTGATTTGTTCTTCTGTTGATGTGTCAGCTGCAAAACCTGGAGACGGAGGTGCGTCCCTATCTGAGCCGGTGGTACGAGGAGTctgttttgcacatttacagaGTGGTACAGCTCGTCCAGAGCAACATCAGCTTCCTGTTGCACGCTGTGAGTCATTTATCACCACtacactatttaaaaaaaaaagaaaataccgAAACAGCTTATTGGAAATACTGGAATTAAGTTATCATTACTTTTCAATTTGTATCCAAATGTACATTTTCTGTATACAGGCTCTGAGTCACACACATGTGGAGGTCGTCAATTCAGACGAGAGGACAAAGGCTGATGTGTCCAGGTGAGTCAGTGCCAGAAACTACAtcactgtgtgttttatgtCCAGAGCAGCTAGTGTACCTGTCTGTAGTGTATTTCTATGTAGCCCAGTGTAATACGTACCCATCTGTTGTATTCTGCACCAGGTTCATCAAAGCAGCCAGTTTACAGGGTCTGTCCCAACAAGACACCacagcagcttctctgtgtAAGGCGCTCTCAGAGGAGACACAGTGTGACCTGGTCATTGACTGCTCCACCAGCCCACCCACACTCTTAAACAATGGTGAGTCCTGCTTATGTTACAGaagcgtattgcattcacttgagaaaaaacatctgctctgctcttTTTGACTTAAGAGAGTATTATGTCAGAAttctgagaaaaatgttttttggggaaaaaaacccacttgtttttctgaattaatgaAAACCCTTTTATATTACAAGTCCTGAGGTGCCTGTGTAAACACACTTGGAACAATGCCATCTATATCTTAAAAGACACAAGTATCTCCCTATGTtgcaaaccaaaataaaactggatcAAGCACAGGCCGGATgtaaattcagaaaaacaagagcagatgttttttttctcaagtaaATGCAGTACAGATCCATACAACAATAGCCACTTGATAAAGAAAATATACTTTTTGTTTGTCCTAAGAGTCtaataaaagtgttttgtcTCCCCTCAGTCAGTAATCGTTTCTGTGATGACTGGAATCAGGCATTTCTGAACGCTGCAGAGCGTTGTAATCCCTTCTTGCTCAGACAGATTCTGGAGAACTTCAAGCTTAAGGTgggaaacatacacacacatacagaatatagcagggttttaaaaaaaagtttaggaCTGCAACCATCAGCTATTTCCATAGTAGACGAATCTGCTACTGTTTTCTTTATAAATGGGATTTAAAAGAATCCCATTATAATTCCATGAAGCCCAGAGGGACATCTTCAAAttccttgttttatttgaaacatCAACCCAAAACATATGAAGAAGAAAAGTAGCACATCCTCTCTTTTGAGAAACTTTGttgttaaacattttatttgaaaaattaGTGATTAACAGCATAACAAAATAATtgccatgtttatttatttaaaattagaTTGAACAATGTTTtactcatctgtctctgtctattctttctttctgtcaacCACCACTCCTGCTCCGCAGGCCATCCAGGATATGAACAGCCTGAAGCGCTTTGTGCGACAGGCAGAGATGAGTCACTACGCCCTGTTCCGCTGCTGCCAGTTCCTGCAGGGCTGCGGAAATGGGgatgtgctgctgcagaatGCCAGGGCGGAGCACAGCGACCTGCCCGAGGCCTGCAGCATCATCACCGTCCTGGAGGAGTTTCTCAGGGATCAGTCCCAAGCCCAGGCCTGATTCCAATATGAAATTTAACTCCAAGTTCCTTTACTCCAAGTACTTTTCGAGTTGATGGTAAAACAAACTGCTCTACCAGCCACAAAGTAGACCATTTATTATCACTCTGAACACTACATCCTATTTTAATTCTCAGATTGCATAACATTTGGAAAAGTACTGAATATGTACGTAAAACACTGACAACTTTCAATGAGCCTTTCTCAACTAATGTGTCTTTAGGGGCAAATCATTGTTTATTCACTCAGTAACGTCACACACAATCCAGGTTCATAAATAGTTGAACTCAAAGGTAAAGTCCTCAGTGAaggttaatttaatttaagactAGAAGATCACTCAGCAGAGCTCATACCGCCGTCAGGGCCGAACATTCCTACACATGATGGTTTAGTGCTTATGGTAGAAAAAAAGTAGTGGTCTAATAAGCTGAATTTATTTCTCATAAGATATAGTTGTAAACAGTGTAAAATGAAGGTCTTTGtattatttcctgagaaattaacaaatgttgaaaaatgttcagtgttgccatgttaaagaaagttaaaaaacactcacactggATCGGCCACTGAATTCATATCAATACAAAAGGTATTGGATTATGATTCTTCCCTCACAGAGGTTGATTGAAATcggtttagtagtttttgtgtaatcctgctgacaaataaaccgACAAACTAGCAgacatgggtgaaaacataaccacatTGGCTGACATGGAAATAAGATCAACCTGTAGAtcacaatttctttttaaacttgtgTAATGTGAGTTGTGTTTTGCTAACTGACAATGATCACAGCACGGAATTGATCCAAACTAAACCAAATTGTTTTGGTTCCCTTTTGTGAAGAAACATATTAAGGATGCACCAATCACTTTCATGCATTGCTTGTTCCATAggctttgtttttgcttttcccTTTCAACCCAGTTCTTGCAGTACTATATTATTTTTGTCTAATGGATACTGCTAGtatatgtatgtactgtatgtgataTTAGACATCTGTGTAATTTATCTGTGGAAATGAAGCGTTATAGGTATCATGTAATTTTTGGACATAACTTGTACATTAGAACAAATTATTTCCTTCGCCAGCTCAAGTTTGTGAGAAGATGTCATGTGACGAGTCACTCAATTCATGTTCTAAACATTTGTGTGGCTTCAAAGTTTATAATTAGCCACTAAAAAAAATGAGTAAGTAAGAAGTAAGAATcaaagaatataaatgtcctcACAATAATATCAGCATGCCTtaactttattttcctccattcaaacaAGTCCAAAGTGAGAACAGCAATATCAGTGTCGGTGGTGTTTACTTTAAACTGTGAAGCAGGTGACTtgtacattttcctgttgtgatcGATGGTGTTGCTGACCCACAGTGAGTATATGTGGACGTTTCTGTACAGTGTGTTCTCTGTAGTTATAAATGACATGAACTTCTCGGCTTCTATAGTCAGAGATGAAATTAAAACCACAGTGGAAactctctgttgtgttgtgcatgttgtCTCATTTGCAAAAAGGTGACAAACAGTAACTACTCCTGTGAGAGTTGTATAAATTGTTTTGCTtaaacctgaaacacaaaagatTAAGATATTAACAGTCTCCTGTGTAAAGAATTGCTCCACAGCTGGTCGTCTGGAAACCGCACATCATATCCTCCAGTAGACTCCGTCCTCATGCTCCGTGTCTGCaaccagagagaaacagatgagAAAATTGTCGCTCATAACATTTAAGCCAGTGGTTCTCGAGCTATTCGAGTCTCAACCCACCAGTGTAATCTGGTGCACGCGATGTGTTTCTCTGCACCACTATAATTCTCAATGCTTAGCTTTAGATTTAGCTATTAACCTATATCAAACCTCacattcatttcaaacatcCTCGAAAACGCGGTTgctaaacatttatttaattatttgaacAAGATTGTTTGAatggatttagaatccatcataGCACTGCTGAAAGTTACCAACAACTTTTTCATGGGCTTGTCTCTAAACGCGTCCTTCTGGATCTTCATATCGTATTTGACACAGTGAGGGGAGTAAAGGAACAGCACCAGACTGGTTGTACTTATTATATAGATTACAATTTGTTAATGTAATCAACGACTCCATGCACACAAacgttagtcatggagttccacaaggttttGTTCTGGGATCGATACGTTTCACTTTGTATATGCTTCCTTTAGGCAATATTATCAGAAAGCAAGATGACACTCCGCTGTATATATCTGTGAAGTTAAAACTCTAGGAATGTTTTAAAGACATGAAGGCCTGGATGACcaataatattatatttcaaaatTTAAACATCTGAAGACATTGTTCTTGAGTCTAAATATTATCTGACCATACGTTTACTTTAGACACTGACAGGACCGGTTGTACCAGGAAAGTTGGTGAAAGGATGCAGTAAGTTTCAGGGATTCGATTtaggtgcagatctggatcagggggccgATGCAGGATATTTTTCACACCTTTCCAAGATTcggtgttttttattttctgttgatttctctTTCGTGgtgtgtgcagatccaaaaCTGTTGGGCCGTGGCCGGGGTACGTGTTCTCCGAGTGTCACTCTAGTTACCTGTTGTGTGAGCAGGATGCTCCCTCAGTAGAGACCTCGGTGTGTCGTAGatgctctcctctgtgtctgaaATGGATTAAAAAGATATTTCCATCTTACAGAAGCTCATTCTTTTGGTGTAACTCAGTCTGTGTAGAGTTTATGGAACACATGTCTCACCTTGGTTACCAGCAGACCTCCTATAAGACAGAGGAGTGTCATACACGACCTCTTCCATCTGTGTTGAAATGCTGATCTCAcatctctctgaggagacatTATTATATATGATAGTGTCAGTTTAACCACAACTGTGCTGCATGTTGGGTTATTTTAGATGCTGATCAAAAGCATTTTTAAGATCATACTGTTTCTAAGTGGTAAAACATCATAGTCCTCTTCTCGTCTGTCCTGTGAACTGCTCAACCCGCCGGACCACTGAGGGTCGTTGAGACCGTCTCCTGGAAACAAATAAGTTCAGCACCATGTCTGCAACAGAACAAATAGCTCAAGACTTGTGAAGATGCAAATATGCACATTAATTGAAAGTTTACCACTTAGCTGCTGGTATTTGCAGGCCCACGGCATGTTTCCGTACACGGCCTCCTCGCTGTTCGCCTCCTCAGGCGGGCAGACGGGGGGGGGCACGCTCCTGGTTTCACAGGGGATGTGGACAGAAGGAGTCGGGGCTGAGAAGGGCCGAGCAGGCAGAGACACTGTTCTGTTCAGTCCGTCTCGCTGCTCCCACTCTTCAAGCCTGAGGAGAACAGAGTGCAAAGGTCACAGCCTGTCAGACTGTCCTGTGCAGCTGTGCCGGTAGTTT is from Paralichthys olivaceus isolate ysfri-2021 chromosome 5, ASM2471397v2, whole genome shotgun sequence and encodes:
- the c5h17orf75 gene encoding protein Njmu-R1 isoform X2, producing MFTSQTSSFQESIDVEERDDFDSEDISGYSQKTQLNCYYTIYLYQGTSLTLIDSSLPSEAEPELRTYISRRLSKGALLGGMGNIATVELSLPEEAVGCYCCLLEQERSPEQPDADGNGYVICFMGGSEKGLNLFRLELDKYVQGLHSSLQTPELQNLETEVRPYLSRWYEESVLHIYRVVQLVQSNISFLLHAALSHTHVEVVNSDERTKADVSRFIKAASLQGLSQQDTTAASLCKALSEETQCDLVIDCSTSPPTLLNNVSNRFCDDWNQAFLNAAERCNPFLLRQILENFKLKAIQDMNSLKRFVRQAEMSHYALFRCCQFLQGCGNGDVLLQNARAEHSDLPEACSIITVLEEFLRDQSQAQA
- the c5h17orf75 gene encoding protein Njmu-R1 isoform X1 translates to MFTSQTSSFQESIDVEERDDFDSEDISGYSQKTQLNCYYTIYLYQGTRSEASAENVAWNQRRADSTTSQEDFSLTLIDSSLPSEAEPELRTYISRRLSKGALLGGMGNIATVELSLPEEAVGCYCCLLEQERSPEQPDADGNGYVICFMGGSEKGLNLFRLELDKYVQGLHSSLQTPELQNLETEVRPYLSRWYEESVLHIYRVVQLVQSNISFLLHAALSHTHVEVVNSDERTKADVSRFIKAASLQGLSQQDTTAASLCKALSEETQCDLVIDCSTSPPTLLNNVSNRFCDDWNQAFLNAAERCNPFLLRQILENFKLKAIQDMNSLKRFVRQAEMSHYALFRCCQFLQGCGNGDVLLQNARAEHSDLPEACSIITVLEEFLRDQSQAQA
- the LOC138407643 gene encoding uncharacterized protein, with the protein product MSVDGTRLLFEGFLQKRKDTMKMRWATYWFRLQNTTLFFYTQKNGSASHLQGYYYIYTVQSVREVQRADSSRFMFEIVMKNGKRKMLAAETAALRKQWVGKLWQAMHLSACWISDVSDTQLEEWEQRDGLNRTVSLPARPFSAPTPSVHIPCETRSVPPPVCPPEEANSEEAVYGNMPWACKYQQLSGDGLNDPQWSGGLSSSQDRREEDYDVLPLRNKRCEISISTQMEEVVYDTPLSYRRSAGNQDTEESIYDTPRSLLREHPAHTTDTEHEDGVYWRI